One Rosa chinensis cultivar Old Blush chromosome 5, RchiOBHm-V2, whole genome shotgun sequence genomic region harbors:
- the LOC112166038 gene encoding transcription factor bHLH106, with product MQPENQELYRFLAQNGLINGHPYGSFPGGVANCEFSSSASAVPMQHSFCSSSSYYSNNYPLNNLEGSGVLSTTSTDTTTTPHDRALAALNNHKEAEKRRRERINSHLDKLRALLPCNSKTDKASLLAKVVERVKELKNQMSEITELETFPAETDEITVLSSGEDDYSSNGGIIFKASLSCEDRPELLSDVIEILKSLHLKTLKAEMATLGGRIRSVLIVAADKDHTIESVPFLQNAFKSLLERSNSSERSKRRRRVLDPTLLV from the exons ATGCAGCCTGAAAACCAAGAACTCTACCGCTTTCTTGCCCAAAACGGCTTAATCAACGGTCATCCCTATGGATCATTTCCCGGCGGAGTAGCTAATTGTGAGTTCTCATCTTCAGCTTCAGCTGTTCCTATGCAGCACAGCTTTTGCAGCTCCTCCTCTTATTACAGTAATAATTACCCCTTGAATAATCTGGAGGGGTCTGGGGTACTCAGTACTACTAGTACTGATACTACTACTACACCTCACGATAGAGCCCTTGCTGCTCTCAACAATCACAAGGAGGCCGagaagagaaggagagagagaattaacTCACACCTCGATAAGCTTCGGGCACTTCTTCCTTGTAATTCCaag ACAGACAAAGCCTCGCTGTTAGCAAAGGTGGTTGAACGAGTGAAAGAGCTGAAAAACCAAATGTCAGAAATCACAGAACTCGAAACGTTCCCTGCTGAAACTGATGAAATTACTGTACTTTCCTCGGGTGAGGATGATTATTCGAGCAATGGAGGAATTATTTTCAAAGCATCATTGTCCTGCGAGGACCGACCAGAACTCCTATCCGATGTAATTGAAATACTAAAATCCCTCCATTTGAAGACACTTAAAGCTGAAATGGCAACTCTCGGAGGAAGAATCCGCAGTGTACTTATTGTTGCCGCGGATAAAGATCACACAATTGAATCAGTTCCCTTCTTGCAGAATGCATTCAAGTCTTTATTAGAACGCTCTAACTCTAGTGAGAGATCAAAAAGGCGTCGCCGTGTATTAGATCCAACGTTACTCGTCTAG